A genomic region of Halomonas aestuarii contains the following coding sequences:
- a CDS encoding metal ABC transporter solute-binding protein, Zn/Mn family has product MTRWKSTLGLLAPLAPLAPLALSGQTMAAEPPMTTVTTIGMIADVASEVGGECADVSAIMGPGVDPHLYQASARDVATLQQAEQIFYSGYSLEGQLGNVLERFAETTPTVAVAPSSIDTASLITVQDVYGIDPHLWMDVSLWAQIIPTLADAFVEARPACEADIRANADAYATQLEALHGWIEASIATIPEAQRILVTAHDAFNYYGRAYGIEVAGIQGISTETETGVADIRRMTQVVIDREVPAVFIESTINPRTVQAVIDAAREQGHEVEIGGQLYSDAMGEAGTAGGTYIGMLHANTGHIVEALGGELAPLPAPLEGWAERWEIPAG; this is encoded by the coding sequence ATGACACGCTGGAAGAGCACACTTGGCCTGCTGGCGCCGCTGGCGCCGCTGGCGCCGCTGGCGCTGAGCGGCCAGACGATGGCGGCCGAGCCGCCGATGACCACCGTGACCACCATCGGCATGATCGCCGACGTGGCAAGCGAGGTGGGCGGCGAGTGCGCCGACGTCTCGGCGATCATGGGCCCCGGGGTCGATCCACATCTCTACCAGGCGAGCGCCCGGGACGTGGCGACCCTGCAGCAGGCCGAGCAGATCTTCTACTCCGGCTACTCCCTGGAGGGCCAGCTCGGCAACGTGCTGGAACGCTTTGCCGAGACCACGCCGACCGTGGCGGTGGCGCCGTCGTCCATCGATACGGCAAGCCTGATCACCGTGCAGGACGTCTACGGCATCGACCCGCACCTGTGGATGGACGTCTCGCTGTGGGCGCAGATCATTCCCACCCTGGCCGACGCCTTCGTCGAGGCGCGCCCCGCCTGCGAGGCTGACATCCGCGCCAACGCCGACGCCTATGCCACCCAGCTCGAGGCCCTGCACGGCTGGATCGAGGCGAGCATCGCGACGATTCCCGAGGCGCAGCGCATCCTGGTCACCGCCCACGACGCCTTCAACTACTACGGCCGCGCCTACGGCATCGAGGTCGCCGGCATCCAGGGCATCAGCACCGAGACCGAGACCGGCGTGGCGGACATCCGCCGCATGACCCAGGTGGTGATCGATCGCGAGGTGCCCGCCGTGTTCATCGAGAGCACCATCAACCCACGCACCGTGCAGGCGGTGATCGATGCCGCCCGCGAGCAGGGCCACGAGGTCGAGATCGGCGGCCAGCTCTACTCCGATGCCATGGGTGAGGCGGGCACCGCCGGCGGTACCTACATCGGCATGCTCCACGCCAACACCGGGCACATCGTCGAGGCGCTCGGCGGCGAACTGGCCCCGCTGCCCGCCCCCCTCGAGGGCTGGGCCGAGCGCTGGGAGATCCCCGCCGGCTGA
- a CDS encoding metal ABC transporter ATP-binding protein, with translation MSTTLHEPDLALHVEDLTVSYHSKPVLWDIDFDVPPGVMAAIVGPNGAGKSTLIKSVLGLVPTVAGHVTLHGRPYKAQRRRVGYVPQRSSVDWDFPTTALDVVTMGLYGRLGWLRRPGRRERDEAMAALELVGMADFARRQISQLSGGQQQRVFLARALVQKADVYFLDEPMAGVDATTERAIVDILRRLRDEGKTVIVVHHDLQTVRSYFDWLLILNVRVIAQGPVAEVYTAEHLRQAYGGQIALLDQDTFLSEEAAAEAAERAG, from the coding sequence ATGTCGACGACGCTTCACGAACCGGATCTGGCCCTGCACGTCGAGGACCTGACCGTCAGCTATCACAGCAAGCCGGTGCTGTGGGACATCGACTTCGACGTGCCGCCTGGGGTGATGGCGGCCATCGTCGGCCCCAACGGTGCCGGCAAGAGCACCCTGATCAAGAGCGTGCTGGGGCTGGTGCCCACGGTGGCGGGGCACGTCACCCTGCACGGCCGGCCGTACAAGGCGCAGCGCCGCCGGGTCGGCTACGTGCCGCAGCGCTCCAGCGTCGACTGGGACTTCCCCACCACCGCGCTGGACGTGGTCACCATGGGGCTCTACGGCCGGCTGGGCTGGCTGCGACGCCCCGGTCGGCGCGAGCGCGACGAGGCGATGGCGGCGCTGGAGCTGGTCGGCATGGCCGACTTCGCCCGCCGCCAGATCAGCCAGCTCTCCGGCGGCCAGCAGCAGCGGGTGTTCCTGGCCCGGGCGCTGGTGCAGAAGGCCGACGTCTACTTCCTCGACGAGCCCATGGCCGGAGTCGACGCCACCACCGAGCGCGCCATCGTCGACATCCTTCGCCGCCTGCGCGACGAGGGCAAGACGGTGATCGTGGTGCACCACGACCTGCAGACCGTGCGCAGCTACTTCGACTGGCTGCTGATCCTCAATGTGCGGGTCATCGCCCAGGGGCCGGTCGCCGAGGTCTACACCGCCGAGCATCTGCGCCAGGCCTACGGCGGGCAGATCGCCCTGCTCGACCAGGATACCTTCCTCTCCGAGGAGGCGGCCGCCGAGGCCGCGGAGCGGGCCGGATGA
- the mntR gene encoding manganese-binding transcriptional regulator MntR, with protein MTSALQHRHGRLIEPDSHVQGFRKARDARRTELAEDYVELISDLIADSGEARQIDIARRLGVAQPTVAKMLKRLDEEGLIVKRPYRGISMTEAGERLAADSRRRHRLVEACLRKLGVSAETARLDAEGIEHHVSGETLAAFERFLDEG; from the coding sequence ATGACATCAGCGCTTCAGCACCGCCATGGGCGACTCATCGAGCCGGATAGCCACGTGCAGGGCTTCCGCAAGGCGCGCGATGCGCGGCGCACCGAGCTGGCGGAAGACTACGTCGAGCTGATCTCGGACCTGATCGCCGATAGCGGCGAGGCCCGCCAGATCGATATCGCGCGTCGCCTCGGCGTCGCCCAGCCCACCGTGGCCAAGATGCTCAAGCGTCTCGACGAGGAGGGGCTGATCGTCAAGCGGCCCTACCGGGGGATCTCCATGACCGAGGCCGGGGAGCGCCTCGCCGCCGACAGTCGGCGGCGCCACCGCCTCGTCGAGGCCTGCCTGCGCAAGCTGGGGGTGAGCGCCGAGACCGCGCGCCTCGATGCCGAGGGCATCGAGCACCACGTCAGCGGCGAGACCCTGGCGGCCTTCGAGCGCTTTCTCGACGAGGGCTGA
- a CDS encoding metal ABC transporter permease — translation MSVVELLSDYTIQNVVAGAALLGLVSGVLGSFAVLRQQSLLGDTMSHAALPGVCLGFIIAGTRDIGSILLGALATGALAALVMLLLTRMSRLKTDAGLGITLSVFFAMGVVLLTHIQGMNNASQGGLDAFLFGQAAATLRSDLWIMGGITAVALLLVAALWKEFKLVSFDPEFATSLGMPVAWLEVLLTVMVALAVVVGLQMVGVVLMAAMIIAPAVAARQWSRRLEDMVLLAALIGVAGGIFGALLSALSRGLATGPLIILSVSSVVLVSMTVAPERGFLWEALRRVRARRRLRYQQVLTTLYRLAVHHDDPVYPSEQGMLDTYHGLRTRAVLSQLERRGLAEWQASPHGEPGPARRWVLTPAGIAEAERVLDALGREDA, via the coding sequence ATGAGCGTCGTCGAGCTGCTCTCCGACTACACCATCCAGAACGTCGTCGCCGGGGCGGCCCTGCTGGGGCTCGTCAGCGGGGTGCTGGGCAGTTTCGCGGTGCTGCGCCAGCAAAGCCTGCTCGGCGACACCATGTCCCACGCCGCACTGCCCGGGGTCTGCCTGGGCTTCATCATCGCCGGCACCCGGGATATCGGCAGCATCCTGCTCGGGGCGCTGGCCACCGGCGCGCTGGCCGCCCTGGTGATGCTGCTGCTGACGCGCATGAGCCGGCTCAAGACCGACGCCGGCCTCGGCATCACCCTGAGCGTCTTCTTCGCCATGGGCGTGGTGCTGCTGACCCATATCCAGGGCATGAACAACGCCTCCCAGGGCGGCCTCGATGCCTTCCTGTTCGGGCAGGCGGCGGCGACCCTGCGCTCCGACCTGTGGATCATGGGCGGCATCACCGCCGTGGCCCTGCTGCTGGTCGCGGCGCTGTGGAAGGAGTTCAAGCTGGTCTCCTTCGACCCCGAGTTCGCCACCTCCCTGGGCATGCCGGTGGCCTGGCTCGAGGTGCTGCTCACGGTGATGGTGGCGCTGGCCGTGGTGGTCGGGTTGCAGATGGTCGGGGTGGTGCTGATGGCGGCGATGATCATCGCACCGGCGGTGGCCGCCCGCCAGTGGAGCCGTCGCCTCGAGGACATGGTGCTGCTGGCCGCGCTGATCGGCGTGGCCGGCGGCATCTTCGGCGCGCTGTTAAGCGCGCTCTCCCGCGGGCTCGCCACCGGGCCGCTGATCATCCTGAGCGTCTCCAGCGTGGTGCTGGTGTCGATGACCGTGGCGCCGGAGCGCGGCTTCCTCTGGGAGGCGCTGCGCCGGGTTCGCGCGCGGCGCCGGCTACGCTACCAGCAGGTGCTGACCACCCTCTACCGTCTCGCCGTGCACCACGACGACCCGGTCTACCCCTCGGAGCAGGGCATGCTCGACACCTACCACGGCCTGCGCACCCGCGCCGTGCTGAGCCAGCTCGAGCGACGGGGCCTCGCCGAATGGCAGGCCTCGCCGCACGGTGAGCCGGGCCCGGCCCGGCGCTGGGTGCTGACCCCGGCGGGCATCGCCGAGGCCGAGCGGGTGCTGGATGCCCTCGGCCGGGAGGACGCCTGA
- a CDS encoding metal ABC transporter permease: MLTALLDNVALQIMLVGALVGIASTLVGTFLVLRGTSMLSDAIGHSIVFGIVIVWLITHQQSGPVQILGAALAGVLTVFLTELLVSTRRVKKDAAIGLVFPVLFSIGVLLLNLYARDVHIDTHTVLLGEIGFVWLDTVTLGDYRVPRSLLSMGAMTLLNAAFVVLFFKELKLATFDEALAKALGLAPGLLFYALLLLTSGTAVAAFDAVGAVLFVAFVIVPPSTAYLLTDRLWLMFLYGIAVSIASSVSGYALAVAWDVSIGGMMAVMTGVFLMLAFLAGPRYGVVAQLLRRRGQRRHNEIRTLAVHLYNHEGGPEQGEENVIRALRDHLRWDAAKAVGVVQRGSDQRLIVREGEALRLTSRGREMAREILDPSGRRSA, encoded by the coding sequence ATGCTCACCGCCCTGCTCGACAACGTGGCCCTGCAGATCATGCTGGTGGGCGCCCTGGTGGGCATCGCCTCCACCCTGGTGGGCACCTTCCTGGTACTGCGCGGCACCAGCATGCTCTCCGACGCCATCGGCCACTCCATCGTCTTCGGCATCGTCATCGTCTGGCTGATCACCCACCAGCAGAGCGGCCCGGTCCAGATCCTCGGCGCCGCCCTGGCCGGCGTGCTCACGGTGTTTCTCACCGAGCTTCTGGTCAGCACCCGGCGGGTCAAGAAGGACGCCGCCATCGGCCTGGTCTTCCCGGTGCTGTTCTCGATCGGCGTGCTGCTGCTCAACCTCTATGCCCGGGACGTGCACATCGACACCCACACCGTGCTGCTCGGCGAGATCGGCTTCGTGTGGCTCGATACCGTGACCCTCGGCGACTACCGGGTGCCGCGCTCGCTGCTCTCCATGGGCGCCATGACGCTGCTCAACGCCGCCTTCGTGGTGCTGTTCTTCAAGGAGCTCAAGCTCGCCACCTTCGACGAGGCGCTGGCCAAGGCCCTCGGCCTGGCGCCGGGGCTGCTGTTCTACGCTCTGCTGCTGCTGACCAGCGGCACCGCCGTGGCGGCCTTCGACGCGGTGGGGGCGGTGCTCTTCGTCGCCTTCGTGATCGTGCCGCCCTCGACGGCCTACCTGCTCACCGACCGGCTGTGGCTGATGTTCCTCTACGGCATCGCCGTCTCCATCGCCTCCAGCGTCAGCGGCTACGCCCTGGCGGTGGCCTGGGACGTCTCGATCGGCGGCATGATGGCGGTGATGACCGGCGTCTTCCTGATGCTGGCCTTCCTCGCCGGGCCGCGCTACGGCGTGGTCGCCCAGCTGCTTCGCCGCCGCGGCCAGCGCCGCCACAACGAGATCCGCACCCTCGCCGTGCACCTCTACAACCACGAAGGCGGACCTGAGCAGGGCGAGGAGAACGTCATCCGCGCCTTGCGCGACCACCTGCGCTGGGACGCCGCCAAGGCCGTCGGGGTCGTGCAGCGCGGCAGCGACCAGCGGCTGATCGTGCGCGAGGGCGAGGCCCTGCGCCTCACCTCGCGGGGCCGCGAGATGGCCCGGGAGATCCTCGACCCCAGCGGCCGCCGATCCGCCTGA
- a CDS encoding GFA family protein: METFEGKGSCLCGAVTFTANNASEGIEACHCGMCRTWGGGPLMASRCGSDVAFDGEENISVYASSEWAERGFCNVCGSHLFFRLKDTHTHFIPVGLFEHQGAFTFRQQSCVDRKPSFYAFANRTTNLTEAQLMGK; the protein is encoded by the coding sequence ATGGAAACATTCGAAGGAAAAGGGTCCTGTCTCTGCGGCGCAGTGACATTCACCGCAAATAACGCCAGTGAGGGCATCGAGGCCTGCCATTGCGGGATGTGCAGGACATGGGGAGGCGGGCCGCTGATGGCCAGCCGCTGCGGGAGTGACGTCGCTTTCGACGGCGAGGAAAACATTTCGGTTTACGCATCTTCAGAATGGGCAGAGCGCGGTTTCTGTAACGTATGTGGTAGTCATCTGTTTTTCCGCCTGAAGGATACCCATACCCATTTCATTCCCGTGGGGCTCTTCGAGCATCAGGGGGCTTTCACCTTCAGGCAGCAATCCTGTGTCGATAGGAAGCCATCGTTCTATGCCTTCGCGAACAGGACAACAAACCTGACCGAGGCACAGCTGATGGGCAAGTGA
- a CDS encoding nuclease-related domain-containing protein, whose amino-acid sequence MILKEKDAYPSGDGHGGDERAFYGHKQEQDVAFQLRREFGEHKQIHVINDLRLEHRGERAQIDHLILHPYGFIIVESKSIVGEVTVNAAGEWSRSYQGNWMGIPSPIRQGELQKQLLYHLIRDNVEKMLGKVLGIQTKVGGRDWQVLCAVSSTAILHRDKMPKDVADRVVKTEFLAKKIREVVGSILTEYLKAKPKFSKQELSNIASFLLEHTAQVSTASASSDSQTAIPEPAAPVAEPAPHYSASSAPENVSFQTEPTVQAQNLVTCKQCGEAHHLAGMYGQYGYYVKCGRCSTNTSMKQPCPACGWKSVRVSKDGQEYTGSCRKCAQQFLIFRQV is encoded by the coding sequence ATGATCCTTAAGGAAAAGGACGCCTACCCAAGCGGCGACGGCCATGGCGGTGACGAGCGCGCCTTCTACGGCCACAAGCAGGAGCAGGACGTCGCCTTCCAGCTGCGCCGCGAGTTCGGCGAGCACAAGCAGATCCACGTCATCAACGACCTGCGCCTCGAACACCGCGGCGAGCGGGCGCAGATCGATCACCTGATCCTCCACCCCTACGGCTTCATCATCGTCGAATCCAAGAGCATCGTCGGCGAGGTCACGGTCAACGCTGCCGGCGAGTGGTCGCGCAGCTACCAGGGAAACTGGATGGGGATCCCGTCACCGATTCGCCAGGGGGAGTTACAGAAGCAGCTCTTGTATCATTTGATCAGAGATAACGTAGAGAAGATGCTTGGCAAGGTGCTGGGCATACAGACCAAGGTAGGAGGACGCGATTGGCAGGTGCTCTGTGCCGTCTCCAGCACCGCCATCCTGCATCGGGACAAGATGCCCAAGGATGTTGCCGATAGGGTGGTCAAGACGGAGTTTCTGGCAAAGAAGATTCGAGAGGTGGTGGGCAGTATCCTCACGGAGTATCTGAAGGCCAAGCCCAAGTTTTCGAAACAAGAGCTCTCCAATATCGCCAGCTTCCTGCTCGAGCATACTGCCCAGGTGAGCACCGCCTCGGCGAGCAGCGATAGCCAAACCGCCATACCAGAACCGGCCGCCCCCGTTGCCGAGCCTGCACCACACTACTCGGCTTCATCGGCGCCGGAAAACGTTTCCTTCCAGACCGAGCCTACCGTTCAGGCCCAGAATTTGGTGACCTGCAAGCAGTGTGGAGAGGCCCATCATCTCGCCGGCATGTACGGCCAGTACGGTTACTACGTGAAGTGCGGCCGTTGCAGCACCAACACCTCGATGAAGCAGCCATGTCCTGCTTGTGGCTGGAAGAGCGTGCGTGTGTCCAAGGATGGCCAGGAGTACACCGGCAGTTGTCGGAAATGCGCGCAGCAATTTCTGATTTTTCGGCAGGTATAG
- a CDS encoding antibiotic biosynthesis monooxygenase, with protein MSSEPVTLMVARRVARGRYRDFSAWLEEGRELASDFAGYLGSGVLAPPPGDDEYQIIFRFRDADTLAIWEHSASRRAWLARGEGLFEAPQEHRATGLEGWFQDATGQAPPRWKQAIAIWLAFFPVSLLFQALFGEALSALPLLPRMLVTTLMLTPVMVFVFIPLSMRLLGPWLRGERSPLAQVSRRLHQRRA; from the coding sequence ATGTCATCCGAACCCGTCACCCTGATGGTGGCACGCCGCGTGGCCCGCGGCCGTTACCGCGACTTCTCCGCCTGGCTGGAAGAGGGCCGCGAGCTCGCCAGCGACTTCGCCGGCTACCTGGGCTCCGGGGTGCTGGCCCCGCCCCCCGGCGACGACGAATACCAGATCATCTTCCGCTTCCGCGACGCCGATACCCTGGCGATCTGGGAGCACTCCGCCTCGCGCCGGGCCTGGCTGGCCCGCGGCGAGGGGCTCTTCGAGGCGCCCCAGGAGCATCGCGCCACCGGGCTGGAAGGCTGGTTCCAGGACGCCACCGGCCAGGCGCCGCCGCGCTGGAAGCAGGCCATCGCCATCTGGCTGGCCTTCTTCCCGGTCTCGCTGCTGTTCCAGGCGCTGTTCGGCGAGGCGCTCAGCGCCCTGCCGCTGCTGCCCCGGATGCTGGTCACCACCCTGATGCTCACGCCGGTGATGGTGTTCGTGTTCATCCCCCTCTCCATGCGCCTGCTGGGCCCCTGGCTGCGCGGCGAGCGCTCGCCACTGGCGCAAGTCAGCCGCCGCCTGCACCAACGCAGGGCATGA
- the argE gene encoding acetylornithine deacetylase, with amino-acid sequence MTAATLLERLVGFPTVSRDSNLDLIAFVEGYLDEHGVEHWRIESDDGRKANLLARIGPAVEGGVVLSGHTDVVPVDGQPWSTDPFTLVDKGDGRLYGRGTCDMKGFLACALAEVPRWVNLDLARPIWLAFSYDEEVGCIGAPRMIESLVADYPRPAAVIVGEPTMMHPVVAHKGATNLRTTVTGRASHSSQVNQGVSAIHVAARLVTRIEDVMAELKAEGRIDEAFNVVHSSLHVGKIQGGTAINIMARECSFEWEIRHLPGDRFEELLGRVNETAAALEAEMRRRAPEAGIVTEALNTTVPALADDNNAEVLALCRDLLDERPAGAVAYATEAGQFQREGLPTVICGPGSIGQAHQPDEYIDIAELEAGTRFMTALGERLRRK; translated from the coding sequence ATGACCGCCGCCACGCTACTGGAACGCCTGGTGGGCTTTCCCACCGTTTCCCGTGACTCGAACCTGGACCTGATCGCCTTCGTGGAGGGCTATCTGGACGAGCATGGCGTGGAGCACTGGCGGATCGAGAGCGACGATGGCCGCAAGGCCAACCTGCTGGCACGCATCGGGCCGGCCGTCGAGGGCGGCGTGGTGCTCTCGGGCCATACCGACGTGGTGCCGGTAGACGGCCAGCCGTGGTCGACGGACCCGTTCACCCTGGTCGACAAGGGCGACGGCCGCCTCTACGGCCGCGGCACCTGCGACATGAAGGGCTTTCTCGCCTGCGCGCTGGCCGAGGTGCCGCGCTGGGTGAACCTGGACCTGGCGCGGCCGATCTGGCTGGCCTTCTCCTACGACGAGGAGGTGGGCTGCATCGGCGCCCCGCGCATGATCGAGTCCCTGGTGGCCGACTATCCGCGGCCGGCCGCGGTGATCGTCGGCGAGCCGACGATGATGCACCCGGTGGTGGCCCACAAGGGCGCCACCAACCTGCGCACCACCGTGACCGGGCGCGCCTCCCACTCCAGCCAGGTCAACCAGGGGGTCTCGGCCATTCACGTGGCCGCGCGCCTGGTGACCCGCATCGAGGACGTGATGGCCGAGCTCAAAGCCGAGGGGCGCATCGACGAGGCCTTCAACGTCGTCCATTCCAGCCTGCACGTGGGCAAGATCCAGGGCGGCACGGCGATCAACATCATGGCCCGGGAGTGCAGCTTCGAGTGGGAGATCCGCCACCTGCCCGGCGACCGCTTCGAGGAACTGCTGGGGCGCGTGAACGAGACCGCCGCCGCCCTCGAGGCCGAGATGCGTCGTCGCGCGCCGGAGGCCGGCATCGTGACCGAGGCGCTCAACACCACGGTGCCGGCGCTGGCCGACGACAACAACGCCGAGGTATTGGCGCTCTGCCGCGACCTGCTCGATGAGCGCCCCGCCGGTGCCGTGGCCTATGCCACCGAGGCCGGCCAGTTCCAGCGCGAGGGGCTGCCGACGGTGATCTGCGGCCCGGGCAGCATCGGCCAGGCCCACCAGCCCGACGAGTACATCGACATCGCGGAGCTCGAGGCGGGGACACGGTTCATGACGGCACTGGGCGAGCGGCTGCGACGTAAGTAG
- a CDS encoding homocysteine S-methyltransferase family protein, translated as MRADEHPVVLLDGGMGQELRRRSERPATPLWSAQVMLDEPDLVTAIHRDFIDAGARIITTNNYSATPQRLARDGDPDLFAPLHAAALNAARQAHEESGQAVRIAGCLPPLVASYHPEVVPDDATCLRDYRRLVQVQAEGVDLFLCETMTLTREALAATRAAVEHGVPVWVAFSVDDQDGTRLRSGEPLAEAAQAVVEAGAEAVLVNCSVPEAVTTAMASLADLGVPFGGYANGFTAAASLPPGGTVEALETRQDLGPEGYADHACRWVEKGATIVGGCCEVSPAHIAALAERLTARGYRLAGS; from the coding sequence ATGCGCGCTGACGAACACCCGGTAGTGCTACTGGACGGGGGAATGGGGCAGGAGCTCAGGCGGCGCAGCGAGCGACCCGCCACTCCGCTGTGGTCCGCCCAGGTGATGCTGGACGAACCGGATCTGGTCACCGCCATCCACCGCGACTTCATCGACGCCGGTGCCCGGATCATCACCACCAACAACTACAGCGCGACGCCGCAGCGGCTCGCGCGGGACGGCGATCCCGACCTGTTCGCGCCGCTCCACGCCGCCGCGTTGAACGCCGCCCGCCAGGCGCACGAGGAGAGCGGCCAGGCAGTGCGCATCGCGGGCTGCCTGCCCCCCTTGGTCGCGAGCTATCACCCTGAGGTCGTGCCGGACGACGCCACCTGCCTGCGCGACTATCGCCGCCTGGTGCAGGTCCAGGCCGAGGGCGTCGATCTCTTCCTCTGCGAGACCATGACCCTGACCCGCGAGGCGCTGGCCGCGACCCGTGCGGCGGTGGAGCATGGCGTGCCGGTGTGGGTCGCCTTCTCGGTAGACGACCAGGATGGCACGCGCCTGCGCTCCGGCGAGCCACTGGCCGAGGCCGCCCAGGCGGTGGTGGAGGCCGGCGCCGAGGCGGTGCTGGTCAACTGCTCGGTGCCCGAGGCGGTCACGACCGCCATGGCGTCCCTGGCCGACCTCGGCGTGCCGTTCGGCGGCTACGCCAACGGCTTCACGGCGGCGGCGTCGCTGCCGCCCGGCGGCACGGTGGAAGCGCTGGAGACGCGCCAGGACCTCGGCCCCGAGGGCTACGCCGATCACGCCTGTCGGTGGGTCGAGAAGGGCGCGACCATCGTGGGCGGCTGCTGCGAGGTCAGCCCGGCGCATATCGCCGCCCTGGCCGAGCGCTTGACCGCCAGGGGATACCGCCTGGCGGGTTCCTGA